One genomic segment of Coffea arabica cultivar ET-39 chromosome 6e, Coffea Arabica ET-39 HiFi, whole genome shotgun sequence includes these proteins:
- the LOC140009965 gene encoding putative F-box protein At1g67623, which translates to MANEQKRSSTTSILSLPTEVLSEVLARVASCSCADLFRAKLCCKLFYEVSDADNIYHRVSLDKFEIVPWSKNDQVSRFLKKCRESKNPEALYRKGVVDYFTDKHEGSALQCLEEAANSGHADAAYALGIIYIFVGGDELKRKGMRLLSGLKKSRILKARNQRCRDNLRALLRMIWVKNPFFLNPTPICCAMTHERKTSSWPMDADDVEESTCEGCACDEEIGAICAALPYR; encoded by the exons ATGGCCAACGAACAAAAAAGGAGTTCAACAACCTCCATCCTCTCCCTTCCGACCGAGGTGCTATCCGAGGTGCTTGCACGTGTCGCATCTTGTTCATGCGCTGATCTTTTTCGGGCAAAACTATG CTGTAAGTTGTTTTACGAAGTTTCGGACGCAGACAACATTTACCACCGGGTGTCACTGGACAAGTTTGAAATCGTTCCGTGGTCAAAAAACGACCAAGTGTCGAGGTTCTTGAAGAAGTGTAGAGAAAGCAAAAATCCAGAAGCCTTGTATCGAAAAGGAGTG GTTGATTATTTTACGGACAAGCATGAGGGCTCAGCATTGCAATGCCTGGAAGAAGCTGCCAATTCAGGCCATGCCGATGCGGCATATGCGTTGGGAATAATTTACATCTTTGTTGGTGGGGACGAGTTAAAGCGCAAAGGTATGCGACTGCTGAGCGGGTTGAAGAAATCCAGAATTCTGAAAGCCAGAAATCAACGTTGTCGTGACAATTTGCGAGCGCTGCTGAGGATGATATGGGTCAAGAACCCCTTCTTTCTAAACCCAACGCCCATTTGTTGTGCCATGACACACGAGAGGAAAACATCTTCATGGCCTATGGATGCCGATGACGTGGAGGAGAGTACATGTGAAGGCTGCGCTTGCGATGAAGAAATTGGAGCAATTTGTGCTGCCCTACCTTATCGTTAG